GCGGAATTCTCCAAAGGGCTGGCCGTGCAACCGCTCGTTACCCATTGAAAATCTTCGCCGCGCTGGCTAAGACCGCAGAGGAGCAGCAGGACGCCGTTGGCGCAGGCGAGCTCATTCATCGAAGAAGGAGAAAGAAATGGCAATCGCAGTTGCGGCAAAAATCAAAGCCAAGGCCGGTAGCGAAGCGCAGGTCGAGGCCGCGTTCCGCGAGATGATCGCTAAGGTCAGGGCCAATGAGCCGGGAACTCTCTCGTACATTCTGCACAAGTCGGTGCAGGATCCGACTGTCTTCTATTTTTACGAGACTTATGCCGATCAGGCTTCTTTTGATGCGCACGGCAAGACCGCGCACATGAAGGAAATGGGAGGCAGAATCGGACCGCATCTCGATGGCCGTCCGGAGGTCCTGGTTCTGAACGAACTCGATCGTAAATAAGGTAGCGAACCATTTCGCATGAACGAGCGGCGCGATCGCGCCGCTCGTTTTTTTGGTTCCGCGTCGTAGGTCCCGCTCTTTGCCCTGGGCTGGCTTCGTGACAATGATTGAGCTTTTGCGACGAGTTCGTTCCACCCGTGCAGGCTTGCACCAGAAAAACCGCGCGTTTCGGCGAATTCTTTTGATGCTCGGACGACCTGGACCATTTCCAAGGTCGGGTAGTCTGGAGGCGATAATGGCTTCCCAATGCGAGGCCAGTCGACTTCACTATGAACGCAAGCCACGGAGACCTTACTGTTGATGCTCGATGGCATGAAAGACGCGTGCGACCATGAATGCCGCGCAATGTGTGGCCGCCAACGACCCACGGATGAAAACGAGGTAGCAATATGAGACGTCAGCTCACGACGGGCAACTTCGCTGCAGTTGCGCTGTTAGCGTTCGGCCTGAGCACAGCAGTCGCGCAAGCTCCTCCGGGGGCGTCGGCGGGTGTGGTTCACGAACTTATGCGTCAACCGCTCGCAGATCAGCCTGGAACCGACGTGGTCGTGATCACCGTGGACTACCCGCCCGAGGGCACGACCCCGCCCCATGAACACCCCGGATACACCTATGCCTACGTTCTCGAGGGCAGCGTGGTATCACAGTTGGACGATCGACCCTTGCAAACTTTTTCGGCGGGACAGATGTGGTCGGAGCTCCCCCATGAGCGTCATATGGTGTCAAGGAACGCCAGCACGAGCGCGCCCGCAAAATTGCTGGTGTTCTTTATTGCTCCGCACGGACAGAAGTTGACGGAATTTCTGCCCGCAAAGTGACCAGAGCAGCAAGGGGCTACTTGAAAAAGAGCCCGAACGCGGAGGTTCTTCCGATCTCGAGCCGATGAGGTTGCATATATGAAATTTCACTCCGGAGAAATCGCCGTTCAGACACGTGCCGGGGTAACCGAGGATGCCGCCGAGGTGGGCGAGGGCATTGTCGACCGCGTTCCCGACGCAGCGCGCGCTTTTCTGTCGACACGTAGGATGGTGGTGATTGCCACGATCGATGCCCGTGGTCGCGTCTGGGCTTCAGTGGTCACTGGCGAACCGGGACTTATATCTCTGCTCGATGATCGCAACCTGCGTATCGGTGCACTCCCACCTGAGGGCGACCCGCTGTTGGAAAATCTCCGGGTAGAAGGTGATGTCGCCCTCTTCATCCCAGATTTGCTTGCGCCGCGGCGAATCAGACTCAACGGCACCGGACAGATCAAGGGCAGCGAGATTCATGTTCACGCCGAACAAGTTTATGGAAATTGCCGCCGATACATACAGGAGCGACTTCTGGTCGGCACCCGCGCCTCTTCCGCCGCGCTGCCAGTGCACGTAACGCGTTCAACCGAACTCTCTTCGCAAGATCGCGATCAGATTCTCCGCGCCGACACGTTCTTCATCACGACCGAACACCCCGATGCGGGAGCGGATGCATCCCACAAGGGAGGAAACCCGGGGTTCGTCAAGGTACTCGACGATAGACGCATCGCGTTTCCTGATTACAACGGCAACCACATGTTCAACACCCTTGGCAATCTGGCGATTAACCCAAGCGCCGGATTGCTGTTCATCGACTTCGACAGCGGACGGACCCTTCAGCTCACTGGACGCGCATCCATCGACTGGAATCCGGAGCGAGCGCGTGACTTTGCGGGTGCCGAGCGGATAGTCGACTTTGAAGTTGCCGAAATCGTCGCGAACCAAAACGGCTTCGGGCTGATTGCCAACTTCCGCCAGTACTCGCGCTTCAATCCAGCGTAGGGCGGCGGGATTCTCATTGAATCGCGGCGCCCGCGTCTGCTTCCTCGCGCAGCAGCCGTTGTCGCTCTTCCTCGGTCAGCGTTTGCGGTTCCAAAACCACGACGAACTTTTTGAGCGTCCCGGAGAAGCGGTATGGCATCTTGTCCACGTAGTCCTCAACGACCGGGGTGCCGGTGTCTTCTCCGACGTCGAACGTCTCATCGAGAGAGAAGCGGATCGGGACCGTCCGGGCGATCTGACCCTGCGCAACCTGATTCTCGTCGACGAACAGAGTCCCGGTAGCGCCCTTGCCTATTCCGCCGCCGTCGTACTTGAACGTCAAACGCACCACATGATTGCCGGGGGAAAGCGCCTGGTCCGAGGCGATCCGGTACTTGTCCTGCGGCTGATTGGACATCGCGTAAACAAACCCAGGCTTACTGTCGTTCAGCAGCAGACCCCATCCGCCGTAGCGGCCGCCCATGGTAGCGAGGACGCCACTCGCGCCGTTGGGCGGAATTGCCACCTCCGCCGCGACTGCCCACGACTTGTTCTTGAAGTCCGGTGCGGGATCCTTCGGGGATGCGAATCATTCCCGGATAATAGGTGAACTCTTGGCGTCCCCTGGTTAGGCTGGGACGAATTGCCGGGTCGGCACCTTCCGCGAAGCTCGAGTCGAGTGGATAGACGTTGTACTTCTTCGCTTCGACGTCGAAAGCCGCCTGAAGCTCCTTAAGCTTCGCGGGGTTCTTTTCAGCAAGATTGTTCGCCTGGCTGAAGTCTTCACCGACATTCTACAACTCCCACTTGAAATCGTCCGGGTTGGGTTCAGATCCGGACGTGACCCAGGGCAGTCGCAATGGCGTAGTGCTGGCCATCAGCCGTCCTTGTAGATCGCGCGATTTCCGAACATCTCAAAATACTGGACCGAGTGCCGAGTCGGAGCGTTCCGATTCGCAAATGTGTACACCAGGCTGACCCCATCCAGCGGTTTCTGCTTGGTTCCATCCATCATCACCGGAGGCTTGATTCCTGCGGCTTCGTAGATGGTCGGCACGATATCGATGACGTGACAGAACTGGGGCCGAAGACCTCCC
This region of Candidatus Binataceae bacterium genomic DNA includes:
- a CDS encoding putative quinol monooxygenase, with translation MAIAVAAKIKAKAGSEAQVEAAFREMIAKVRANEPGTLSYILHKSVQDPTVFYFYETYADQASFDAHGKTAHMKEMGGRIGPHLDGRPEVLVLNELDRK
- a CDS encoding cupin domain-containing protein, whose translation is MRRQLTTGNFAAVALLAFGLSTAVAQAPPGASAGVVHELMRQPLADQPGTDVVVITVDYPPEGTTPPHEHPGYTYAYVLEGSVVSQLDDRPLQTFSAGQMWSELPHERHMVSRNASTSAPAKLLVFFIAPHGQKLTEFLPAK
- a CDS encoding pyridoxamine 5'-phosphate oxidase family protein, with translation MKFHSGEIAVQTRAGVTEDAAEVGEGIVDRVPDAARAFLSTRRMVVIATIDARGRVWASVVTGEPGLISLLDDRNLRIGALPPEGDPLLENLRVEGDVALFIPDLLAPRRIRLNGTGQIKGSEIHVHAEQVYGNCRRYIQERLLVGTRASSAALPVHVTRSTELSSQDRDQILRADTFFITTEHPDAGADASHKGGNPGFVKVLDDRRIAFPDYNGNHMFNTLGNLAINPSAGLLFIDFDSGRTLQLTGRASIDWNPERARDFAGAERIVDFEVAEIVANQNGFGLIANFRQYSRFNPA